The Watersipora subatra chromosome 1, tzWatSuba1.1, whole genome shotgun sequence genome has a window encoding:
- the LOC137409750 gene encoding suppressor of Mek1-like codes for MEHLKNSYETVRPRSLRWNCKQAVYGLRPESPIENVTIVKGDDNDDAMMKVVMMENSDNDAEMLKVVMMENSDDDAEMLKVVMMENSNNNDEMLKVVVMMENSDNDDEMMKVVMMENSDDDAEMLKVVMMENSDNNDEMLKVVVMMENSDNDAEMLKVVMMENSDDDAEMLKVVMMENSDNNDEMLKVVVMMENSDNDAEMLKVVMMENSDDDAEMLKVVMMENSDNNDEMLKVVMLENCDNDDEMLKVMMMENSDNNDEMLKVVMMENSDNDAEMLKVVVMENSDNDGEMVKVVMMENSDNDAEMLKVVMMENSDDDAEMLKVVMMENSDNNDEMLKVVMLENSDNDDEMLKVMMENSDKDGEMVKVVMMENSDNDAEMLKVVMMENSDNDGEMVKVVMMEKSDNDDEMLKVVMMENSDDDAEMLKVVMMENSDNNDEMLKVVMMMENHDNDDEMLKVVMMENSDDDAEMLKVVMMENSDNNDEMLKVVVMMENHDNDDEMLKVVMMMKNSNNQSNAHASSKADDSLGYDDENSDADENRIVRAMAKFKLEE; via the exons ATGGAGCATCTCAAAAACAGTTATGAAACTGTGAGACCACGATCTCTTCGATGGAACTGCAAGCAGGCTGTCTATGGCCTACGTCCTGAATCTCCTATAGAAAATGTTACTATTGTTAAAG GCGATGATAATGATGATGCAATGATGAAGgtagtgatgatggagaacagtgataatgatgctgaaatgttgaaggtggtgatgatggagaacagtgatgATGATgctgaaatgttgaaggtggtgatgatggagaacagtaataataatgatgaaatgttgaaggtg gtggtgatgatggagaacagtgataatgatgatgaaatgatgaaggtggtgatgatggaAAACAGTGATGATGATgctgaaatgttgaaggtggtgatgatggagaacagtgataataatgatgaaatgttgaaggtg gtggtgatgatggagaacagtgataatgatgctgaaatgttgaaggtggtgatgatggagaacagtgatgATGATgctgaaatgttgaaggtggtgatgatggagaacagtgataataatgatgaaatgttgaaggtg gtggtgatgatggagaacagtgataatgatgctgaaatgttgaaggtggtgatgatggagaacagtgatgATGATgctgaaatgttgaaggtggtgatgatggagaacagtgataataatgatgaaatgttgaaggtggtgaTGTTGGAGAActgtgataatgatgatgaaatgttgaaggtgatgatgatggagaacagtgataataatgatgaaatgttgaag gtggtgatgatggagaacagtgataatgatgctgaaatgttgaaggtggtgGTGATGGAGAACAGCGATAATGATGGTGAAATGgtgaaggtggtgatgatggagaacagtgataatgatgctgaaatgttgaaggtggtgatgatggagaacagtgatgATGATgctgaaatgttgaaggtggtgatgatggagaacagtgataataatgatgaaatgttgaaggtggtgatgttggagaacagtgataatgatgatgaaatgttgaaggtgatgatggagaacagtgataagGATGGTGAAATGgtgaaggtggtgatgatggagaacagtgataatgatgctgaaatgttgaaggtggtgatgatggagaacagcGATAATGATGGTGAAATGgtgaaggtggtgatgatggagaaaagtgataatgatgatgaaatgttgaaggtggtgatgatggaAAACAGTGATGATGATGCTGAGAtgttgaaggtggtgatgatggagaacagtgataataatgatgaaatgttgaaggtg gtgatgatgatggagaaccatgataatgatgatgaaatgttgaaggtggtgatgatggagaacagtgatgATGATGCTGAAATGTTAAAggtggtgatgatggagaacagtgataataatgatgaaatgttgaaggtg gtggtgatgatggagaaccatgataatgatgatgaaatgttgaaggtagTGATGATGATGAAGAACAGTAATAATCAAAGTAATGCTCATGCCAGCAGTAAAGCTGATGACAGCCTTggctatgatgatgaaaactcTGACGCTGATGAAAATAGAATAGTGAGGGCAATG GCTAAATTCAAGCTAGAGGAGTAG